One genomic region from Spirosoma linguale DSM 74 encodes:
- a CDS encoding MgtC/SapB transporter (PFAM: MgtC/SapB transporter~KEGG: tbd:Tbd_0663 putative Mg(2+) transporter): MDIILDELTAGLPNTTQLIHAVIRLVAATLLGGVIGLQRQRWGKSAGLRTHILVTVGTTLFVLAAAGSGMSLDGISRVIQGLTAGIGFIGAGAILKVSKSREIQGLTTAAGIWITAAIGVTVGLGSLGLALLGTVLTWVILTFVGRIDFKQQIKRIEEENRERKI; encoded by the coding sequence ATGGACATTATTTTGGATGAACTAACCGCTGGACTGCCCAATACAACGCAGTTGATACACGCAGTTATCCGGCTGGTAGCCGCCACCCTGCTCGGTGGCGTGATCGGGCTACAGCGCCAACGATGGGGGAAGTCGGCCGGCTTACGAACGCACATTTTGGTGACGGTCGGCACGACGTTGTTTGTACTGGCTGCAGCAGGGAGCGGCATGTCATTGGATGGCATATCAAGAGTCATTCAGGGGCTTACTGCGGGGATTGGATTCATTGGCGCGGGGGCCATCCTCAAGGTAAGCAAGAGTCGGGAGATTCAGGGCTTAACAACGGCGGCTGGTATCTGGATAACAGCGGCAATTGGCGTCACTGTCGGGCTGGGCAGTCTGGGGCTGGCTCTACTGGGCACCGTCTTAACCTGGGTCATTCTCACGTTTGTTGGACGAATTGACTTTAAACAGCAGATTAAGCGAATCGAAGAGGAGAATCGGGAACGTAAAATTTAA
- a CDS encoding hypothetical protein (KEGG: hypothetical protein), translating to MEPEQNSLLKNYPLPERGAYLGALATMALADGNVSAQELEFLNLVSQAAELPPNMQQEVRQIANDPSQVSMQKCLDVLKGSQLRFSFITDVISLAKADGQYTAQEQQRMEEMAAYLQVSQEQFSILNQFVNKAGEARQQGEDPTSPAFLTNSGFGNAFRNVNISPQMVQGVLGVVAPLVLGKMLGSGHKRGQQKGLGGLLGGLAGGTVSQGGGGLGSFIAMLAGVSGRRKHGGLSSGGLGGLLKNIIGGSRFR from the coding sequence ATGGAACCAGAACAAAATAGCCTGCTGAAAAACTACCCCTTGCCCGAACGAGGAGCTTATCTGGGGGCGCTTGCAACGATGGCTTTAGCGGATGGCAATGTTTCCGCTCAGGAATTAGAATTTCTAAATCTGGTAAGTCAGGCGGCTGAACTACCCCCCAATATGCAGCAGGAGGTCCGCCAGATCGCCAATGATCCCTCTCAGGTGAGCATGCAGAAATGTCTCGATGTGCTCAAGGGAAGTCAACTCCGCTTTTCGTTCATCACCGATGTGATTAGTTTGGCGAAGGCTGATGGCCAATACACAGCTCAGGAACAGCAACGAATGGAGGAAATGGCTGCCTATTTACAGGTTAGTCAGGAACAGTTCAGCATTCTTAACCAGTTCGTCAATAAAGCGGGAGAGGCCCGGCAGCAGGGAGAGGACCCTACTTCCCCCGCATTTTTGACCAACAGTGGCTTTGGTAATGCATTTAGGAATGTTAATATATCCCCCCAGATGGTCCAGGGCGTGCTGGGCGTTGTAGCCCCACTGGTGCTTGGAAAAATGCTGGGCAGCGGCCATAAACGGGGCCAACAAAAGGGATTAGGCGGCCTGTTGGGCGGGTTAGCGGGAGGAACTGTAAGCCAGGGAGGTGGTGGCTTAGGCTCATTCATCGCTATGCTGGCTGGTGTAAGTGGCCGACGAAAACACGGTGGCCTGAGTTCAGGAGGATTGGGGGGATTACTCAAAAATATTATCGGAGGCAGTCGATTCCGCTAA